CGCGATCAGCGCTTCAAGGGAAAGGGACATCACTGTTATCGGTGGGATGGAGGTCACCACTTCCGAGGAGGTGCATATCATAGGGCTCTTTCCGGATTATGAGAGGCTGAGAGAGTTTCAGGAAAGTGTCAACAGGGGGCTTCCATGGAAGGTGAGGAGCATGGGCGATTTTGAGCAGGTGGTTGTGAATGAAAGGGATGAGGTCCTCCGTTTTCATGAAAGGAACCTGATGGGTGCCACGGATATGAGCGTTGAAGAAACAGTTCGCTCCATTCATGAAACGGGGGGCGTTGCTATTGCCTGCCATATTGACAGGGAGGTGTTCAGCATAATAACTCAGCTTGGGTTCATCCCGGATTCATTGCCGCTGGATGCGGTTGAGATATCATTTCAGACATCCCTGGACAGGGCCTGCAGGGCCTTCGATGGATACAGGAAATTCACGTGGATCAGATCATCGGATGCACACTACGTAAGTGATATCGGGCGGATATGTTCGGAGTTTGTCATGAAGGGGCCCGGTTTTGATGAACTCCGGCTTGCCTTCCTTGGTGAGGGTGGAAGGGGTGTCAGGATCTGATATTTCAGCAGAACTTCTCAGCCCATGGAAGACATCTCGTTACATATACTCGATATACTGCAGAACTCAATATCTGCAGGTGCAGGGAACATCGAGATAGAAATCACCGGGAGCAGATCCGGCGGCATGCTGACGGTTACAATCAGGGATGACGGTAAGGGTATGGACGAAAAAACCCTCAAGTCCATTACCGATCCGTTTTTCAGCACAAAGGATAAGAGAGTGGGGCTCGGTATCCCGCTCCTTGCACAATCCGCAAATGAGGCAGGTGGTCAACTTAACGTTGAATCCGGGAGGGGGAAAGGAACCGTTGTTAAGGCTACCTTTATGCTCAACCATATTGACAGAAAACCCCTTGGTGACATAACATCAACATTGTTGGCGCTCATAGCCGGTCATCCGGAAGTTGATCTCCGCTTTTTCTTCAATAGCGACGGCAAGGGCTTTGTGTTTGACACCAGAGAGATTAAAAGGGAGCTCGGCGATGTCCCGATAAGTTACCCTGCTGTTTTATCCCTTCTGAGAAGGAGGATTTCGGAAGGGATTGGAAATATACGATCCAATCGGCATGAAGGAGGTTTCTGATGCACAACAGAAGGGTTCTTGTAATAGATGACGAGGCAATTGTGAGGGTCAGCTGTCAGAGGGTGCTTGAGCCTGCCGGGTACGAAGTGATAGTGACATCGAGGGGTGACGACGCGATATCACTGCTTGAGAAGGAACGGTTTGACCTGGTTCTGACCGACCTCAAGATGCCCGATATGGACGGGATCGAGGTCCTGAAGACCATCAAGAAAAGATGGCCGGAGATCCATGTGGTTATAATAACCGGTTATGGAACGATAAGCACGGCTGTTCTGGCCATCAAACTCGGGGCATATGAGTATATTGAGAAGCCCTTTACCCCCGAGGATATCCTGAACGTGGTGAACAAGGTCTTTGATGAAGCCTCTTCCGAATAAGTGACCTTATTAAATGCGGATGCCGGGAGAAACGTTCAGACCCTTGACAGGTCTGTCTTTCCGTATTTGGGTTCTTCGTTTGTCGCCGTAGTTGCCGGGGGGATTTTGAACCAAACACCCGTACTATGATAAAATATATATTCCTCACCTTATTTTTAAATATAATCTCATAAATTAAGTAGTATAGGGAGATTTATTGCACGGAGGATATTATGCTTGCTATAGGCGTTGATCTTGGAGGTACAAACCTCAGGGTAGCCCTTATCAACGATGATTATGAGGTCTTGACAAAGACCATGGAATCGTCTGCAGAGAATGTAATTGACCTGATGGTTGATTTAATTGATGATATTATTACCCCGGAAGTTACAGGCATCGGTATTGGTGTTGCAGGGGTGATTGACAGAAAAAGAGTCCTTGTGCACCGTTCTCCGAATCTTGAAGCCGTTGAGGGGGTCGACTTTGGAGAGGTGATCGGGAAGAGGTTTTCTCTTCCCCTTTATATCGAGAATGATGCCAATGCATATGCAATTGGTGAAAAGAAGGCCGGTGCAGGGAAGCGCTTCAGCAGCTTTGTCCTCCTGACGCTGGGCACAGGTATAGGTGGAGGTGTTGTTTACAGGGAAAGGCTGCTCGATATAGCTGCAGAGTTTGGTCATGTGACGGTTGAGGCAGGTGGAGTGAGCTGTCCCTGCGGCAACAGCGGATGTCTTGAATCCTATGCCTCTGCAAGGGCTATGACCTCGATGACCGTTGAATCCCTTGAGTCCGGTACCGAGAGCCTCCTCAAGGAATGCTGTAATGGTAATATTTACAAGATAACACCCGGGGATATCTACAACTGCGCCCTTGAAGGGGACGGGCTTGCGAGAGAGATCTTAAAAACCGCCGGCAGGTATCTTGGTATCGGGATAGCAAACCTGGTTAATACATTCAGCCCTGAGGCCGTTATACTCGGGGGTGGTCTTACGGGCGCCTGGAACATTTATGTGGAGGAGGCAAGGAGAGAGGCGGAAAAGAGGGCCTTCCCGGAACTTTTCGAGGGAGTGGGGATTATCCCTGCAGAGTCAGGTGACGATGCCGGGGTTATTGGATCGGCATCACTTGTATTTGATAATCTAAGAAATGAACAGGCTTAGCCGGGATATTATCTCCCTCCTGAGAGGGTGGGTAAGTACGGTCCGCTTACATTCCCCTATGCAGAGGGGTATCGGGGTGTATCCCGGAGGTTTCAGCCTGTTAATCAGGAACAGGGAGATTAACTACAGAATATGGCAAAGAAGATAAGGAATTTTTCGATAATTGCGCATATCGACCATGGTAAATCGACCCTTGCAGACAGACTGCTTGAGTATACGGGGGCACTCTCGAAGAGGGAGATGTCCGATCAGGTTCTTGATTCAATGGATCTTGAACGTGAAAAGGGGATTACCATTAAGGCCCATGCCGTCAGGCTGATCTATAATGCGCTTGACGGCGCCGAGTACATACTGAATCTGATTGACACCCCGGGTCATGTTGATTTCTCCTATGAGGTTTCACGGAGTCTTGCCTCCTGTGAAGGCGCCCTGCTTATTGTCGATGCCACACAGGGTGTTGAGGCCCAGACCGTGGCTAACGCCTACCTTGCAATTGAAAATGACCTTGACCTGATTCCCGTTATAAACAAGATAGATCTGCCACAGGCTGAACCTGAGAGGGTCAGGGAACAGATTGAGGACGTTGTGGGTCTTGACTGCTCAGGACTGATTCAGACCTCCGCCAAGTTAGGTACGGGCACCAGGGAGGTCCTTGAAGCCGTTGTGGAGAGGGTGCCGCCTCCGGTCGGGGATGATGAACTGCCTTTAAAGGCGCTTATATTTGATTCATGGTTTGACAACTACCGTGGAGTGGTGGTGCTTGTAAGGGTTTTTGACGGAAAGGTCGGCAAGGGAACACGGATCATGCTTATGTACAATAATAAGGAGTTCGAGGTTGCAGAGGTGGGCGTGTTCTCACCTTCCGTTACACCCGTTGAACTACTTTCATCAGGAGAGGTCGGGTACATTATCGCAGGGATCAAGGACGTACATGATACAAGGGTGGGAGATACCATCACGGATGCCCTGAACCCGGCAGACAGTCCCTGTCCGGGATACAAGGACGTCAAGCCTATGGTGTTTTGCGGTTTTTATCCCATTGAGTCCGGGAACTATGAATCACTGAAAGATGCACTTGAAAAACTGAGTCTCAATGATGCGTCGTTCAATTTTGAGCCTGAGAGTTCAACCGCCCTCGGGTTCGGATTCAGGTGCGGATTCCTGGGACTGCTCCATATGGAGATAATCAAGGAGAGGATTGAAAGGGAGTTTGATGTCTCCGTTATCAGTACGGCTCCTACTGTGGTTTACAGGGTTCATGACCAGGATGGAGAGGTTCATGCTATCGATAACCCTAACCTGATGACCTCAAAACCCTCTGTGGTTGAAGAGCCCTTCATAAGGGGCACGGTTTTTGTGCCCCAGGAGTTTATCGGCAATATTCTCAGTCTGTGCCAGAACAAGAGGGGCATCCAGAAGGATTTCAATTATATCAGCAAGGACAGGATAATGGTGGTATATGAGCTTCCGCTGAGTGAGATACTATGGGATTTTTACGATAAGCTTAAATCGTTGTCAAGGGGTTATGCCTCGTTTGATTATGAGTTTTCAGGTTATAAGGAGTCCGATCTTGTGAAGCTTGATATCCTTCTTAATAATGAACCTGTGGATGCCCTCAGTCTCGTTGTTCACAGGGATAACGCCTATTACAGGGGCCGTGAGGTAGCTCAGAGGTTGCGCAAGATAATACCGAGGCAGCTCTTCGATGTTGTTATTCAGGCGGCTATAGGGAGCAAGGTTATTGCAAGGGAGACGGTAAAGGCCCTAAGGAAGGACGTGCTTGCCAAGTGTTACGGTGGTGATATTACGAGAAAAAGAAAATTACTCGAGAAACAGAAGGAGGGTAAAAAGCGGATGAAACAGGTTGGAAGGATCGAGATTCCCCAGGAGGCTTTTCTCTCAGTACTGGAGGTGGAAGAATGAAGAAGAAGGGCGTAGTAAGAGAATATGCAGAGGCAATAATAACCGCCCTTATACTTGCGTTGATCATCAGGGCCTTCGTGGTTCAGGCATTCAAGATACCCTCCGGATCAATGATCCCCACCCTCCTTGTTGGTGACCATATCCTGGTCGCCAAGTTTATATACGGGACGGAGATACCCTTTACCGACAAAAAAATTCTCGTGTTCAGGGAACCTCGAAAGGGTGATATTATTGTATTCAAGTACCCGAAAGACCCCTCACGTGACTTTATAAAGAGGGTGATAGCCGTCGGAGGTGATGTGGTAGAGGGACGAAACAAGAATGTCTTCGTCAACGGCCGGGCCCTGAAGGAACCATACATACAACATACCGACAATGATACACGACCGGTGGGGATGGATGTGAGGGACAACTTTGGTCCCGTTTATGTGCCCCAGGGGAAGATCTTTGTTATGGGTGACAACCGTGATCAGAGTTATGACAGCAGGTACTGGGGGTTTGTTGATCTCAGTGAGGTCAAAGGCAAGGCATTTATAATATACTGGTCATGGGACGGCAAGAGACACTTGCCCCGATTATCAAGGATTGGGAGGTTGATCCGATGAGACCGGGGGATCAGCGTGGGGCTGTAAAGCCTGTTGTATGCATCCTGCTCACCATCGTAGCCCTTTATGTCGGTTATAAGTTTTCAGTGCCCTATTATCACTACAATGCATTAAAGTCAGAGTGTAAAGCCATAGCGCGGCTTAATTATACAAGACCGGACCGTTACCGGCGCCTTGTTTATGAGAAGGCCCAGTCCATTGGTGTGCCCATTGAGTACGGGGATATAAGCGTTACGATACAGCGCAGGATGGTAAGGATCACTGCCTCATGGTCCGAGGTTGTGGATCTGATGGGATATTACAGCAAGAAACTCGATTTTGAGATTGATATAGAGGAGTAAGGATGTTTACCGGTATTATTCAGGAACTTGGGAAGGTGGCCGGTCTTAAGAGGACAGGGGAGATCACCCTTCTGTCCATTGCATCAGGGGCTGTTGCGAGGGACTCCGGGGTTGGTGACAGTATCTCCGTTAACGGAGCCTGCCTCACTATAACAACCCTTGAGGGTGTGAAGCATGTTTCCGGAGACGATCTGATTATGAGGTTTGACCTTTCCCCTGAGACACTCAGGAGCACTACCCTGGGACATCTAAGTCCCGGCGATCCGGTTAACCTTGAACCTGCCGTCAAACCCTCGGAAAGGCTTGGAGGCCATCTCGTAACCGGCCATATAGACGGTGTCGGCAGGATATCTAAGAGGCACAGGGTCGGTAAAGCAACCGAGTTGAGTATAAAGGCGCCTGAAGATGTGATGAGATATATTGTCAGAAAGGGTTCCGTGGCAGTCGACGGGATAAGCCTGACAGTGGTGGACTGTAAGAGGGATTCCTTCAGTATCGTTATAATTCCTCATACCGAAGAGATTACAACCATAGGCTTCAAAGGCGTGGGTGATTCGGTTAACCTGGAAACTGATATAATAGGTAAGTATGTTGAGAGGTTTATGTCGGGAAGGGATAACGATGATATACTGATGGAAAAACTGAAACAATCAGGGTTTGTTTAACCCCGGGAGGATAGAGGTATGAGGAGTAAGTACAGGTTCAATACGATTGAAGATGCAATAGATGATATAAGAAACGGTGGGATGATTATCCTCGTTGATGATGAGGACAGGGAAAACGAGGGTGATCTCTGTATTGCTGCTGAAAAGGTGACAGCCGAGGTCATTAATTTCATGGCCAAATACGGCAGAGGGCTGATATGCCTGAGCCTGACGCCTGAAAGGGTGGAGGAACTGCAGCTCCGGATGATGACAAGTGACAACACATCGCCTTACGGCACCGCCTTTACCGTTTCAATAGAGGCCAGGAGGGGCGTGACGACGGGTATATCCGCCCACGACAGGGCTACTACCGTCCTGACAGCGATCAATCAGGAATGCGGCCCCGAGGATTTGTCCAAGCCGGGCCATATCTTTCCGCTGAAGGCCCGTCCCGGTGGGGTGCTTCAGCGTGCCGGACAGACGGAAGGCTCGGTTGATCTTGCGAGGCTTGCAGGTCTTTATCCTGCCGGTGTTATATGTGAGATAATGAGCGAGGACGGTACAATGGCCCGCGTTCCGCAATTGATGGAATTTGCCGGGAGGCACAACCTGAAGATAGTCACCATTAAGGATCTTATTGAATACAGAATGAGGAAAGAGACCCTGGTGAAGCGTATTGCTGAGGTAAAGCTGCCAACATCCTATGGTGGCGAATTCGTGGCCATTGCTTATGAGAACATGGTTGATGACACCGTTCATGTTGCCCTTGTGAAGGGTGACATTTCCCCTGACGGGCCGGTTCTTGTAAGGGTGCATTCAGAGTGTTTAACCGGTGATGTATTTGGTTCACGCAGATGCGACTGTGGTGATCAGCTCCACAGCGCAATGGAGATGATCGAGAGAGAGGGTAAGGGGGTTATTATTTACATGAGACAGGAGGGCAGGGGGATAGGGCTTGCAAACAAGCTGAGGGCCTATGCGCTTCAGGATCAGGGGCTCGATACGGTCGAGGCTAATATCAAGCTTGGTTTTAAACCCGATCTCAGGGACTATGGGATAGGGGCACAGATACTGGTTGACCTGGGGTTGAAGAAGATCCGCCTGATGACTAACAACCCGAGAAAGATTGTAGGCCTTGAGGGGTATGGCCTTCAGGTGGTCGAACGTGTCTCTATAGAGATCAAACCCGAAGAGGGTAATATCCGGTACCTCAAGACAAAAAAGAAGAAACTGGGGCATATCCTTGACAGGGTTTAGGCCTGGTGCGATTGCACTGGGTATGACAGGCTTAAAACTCGACTTAACATTAGCCGCAACGCACAATGTCATTCCGGGCACAATAGTCATTCCGGCTTGTCCGGAATCGTTGAGAAGGATTCCCGACTCGCTTCGCTTGCGGGAATGACATGACAAGCGGGAATGACGGACTGATTAAGTATTTTCAACTTTTTTACGAATGAACGAATTTAGTTGTTAAGGAATCTGGACAGCGGTATAATTGACCATCCTTCTAACCGCTGTTCAGCAACTGAAATAGCAGAAGACGCAGGTTTAGTCATAATGGTTGAATCCTTGCAGGTGCTATGGGATATTCAAAAGCACTATAATATCAAACAGGGAGGTTTTCATGAGTCTGTATGAAGGAGAAATCAATGGGAAGGGGCTGAGGTTCTGTATAGTTGCAAGCAGGTTCAATGACTTTATAACAGCCAGGCTTGTTGATGGCGCCCTTGATGCCCTGAAGAGACACGGCACTTCTGATAAGGATATCGATATTGTGAGGGTGCCCGGGTCCTTTGAGATACCGATGGTGGTGAAGAGGCTTGCGGAAAAGGGAAGGCATGATGC
The sequence above is drawn from the bacterium BMS3Abin08 genome and encodes:
- the zraS_7 gene encoding sensor protein ZraS codes for the protein MEDISLHILDILQNSISAGAGNIEIEITGSRSGGMLTVTIRDDGKGMDEKTLKSITDPFFSTKDKRVGLGIPLLAQSANEAGGQLNVESGRGKGTVVKATFMLNHIDRKPLGDITSTLLALIAGHPEVDLRFFFNSDGKGFVFDTREIKRELGDVPISYPAVLSLLRRRISEGIGNIRSNRHEGGF
- the ribBA gene encoding riboflavin biosynthesis protein RibBA, which translates into the protein MRSKYRFNTIEDAIDDIRNGGMIILVDDEDRENEGDLCIAAEKVTAEVINFMAKYGRGLICLSLTPERVEELQLRMMTSDNTSPYGTAFTVSIEARRGVTTGISAHDRATTVLTAINQECGPEDLSKPGHIFPLKARPGGVLQRAGQTEGSVDLARLAGLYPAGVICEIMSEDGTMARVPQLMEFAGRHNLKIVTIKDLIEYRMRKETLVKRIAEVKLPTSYGGEFVAIAYENMVDDTVHVALVKGDISPDGPVLVRVHSECLTGDVFGSRRCDCGDQLHSAMEMIEREGKGVIIYMRQEGRGIGLANKLRAYALQDQGLDTVEANIKLGFKPDLRDYGIGAQILVDLGLKKIRLMTNNPRKIVGLEGYGLQVVERVSIEIKPEEGNIRYLKTKKKKLGHILDRV
- the lepA gene encoding elongation factor 4 — protein: MAKKIRNFSIIAHIDHGKSTLADRLLEYTGALSKREMSDQVLDSMDLEREKGITIKAHAVRLIYNALDGAEYILNLIDTPGHVDFSYEVSRSLASCEGALLIVDATQGVEAQTVANAYLAIENDLDLIPVINKIDLPQAEPERVREQIEDVVGLDCSGLIQTSAKLGTGTREVLEAVVERVPPPVGDDELPLKALIFDSWFDNYRGVVVLVRVFDGKVGKGTRIMLMYNNKEFEVAEVGVFSPSVTPVELLSSGEVGYIIAGIKDVHDTRVGDTITDALNPADSPCPGYKDVKPMVFCGFYPIESGNYESLKDALEKLSLNDASFNFEPESSTALGFGFRCGFLGLLHMEIIKERIEREFDVSVISTAPTVVYRVHDQDGEVHAIDNPNLMTSKPSVVEEPFIRGTVFVPQEFIGNILSLCQNKRGIQKDFNYISKDRIMVVYELPLSEILWDFYDKLKSLSRGYASFDYEFSGYKESDLVKLDILLNNEPVDALSLVVHRDNAYYRGREVAQRLRKIIPRQLFDVVIQAAIGSKVIARETVKALRKDVLAKCYGGDITRKRKLLEKQKEGKKRMKQVGRIEIPQEAFLSVLEVEE
- the glkA gene encoding glucokinase; translation: MLAIGVDLGGTNLRVALINDDYEVLTKTMESSAENVIDLMVDLIDDIITPEVTGIGIGVAGVIDRKRVLVHRSPNLEAVEGVDFGEVIGKRFSLPLYIENDANAYAIGEKKAGAGKRFSSFVLLTLGTGIGGGVVYRERLLDIAAEFGHVTVEAGGVSCPCGNSGCLESYASARAMTSMTVESLESGTESLLKECCNGNIYKITPGDIYNCALEGDGLAREILKTAGRYLGIGIANLVNTFSPEAVILGGGLTGAWNIYVEEARREAEKRAFPELFEGVGIIPAESGDDAGVIGSASLVFDNLRNEQA
- the spo0F_3 gene encoding sporulation initiation phosphotransferase F, whose protein sequence is MHNRRVLVIDDEAIVRVSCQRVLEPAGYEVIVTSRGDDAISLLEKERFDLVLTDLKMPDMDGIEVLKTIKKRWPEIHVVIITGYGTISTAVLAIKLGAYEYIEKPFTPEDILNVVNKVFDEASSE
- the sipP gene encoding signal peptidase I P codes for the protein MKKKGVVREYAEAIITALILALIIRAFVVQAFKIPSGSMIPTLLVGDHILVAKFIYGTEIPFTDKKILVFREPRKGDIIVFKYPKDPSRDFIKRVIAVGGDVVEGRNKNVFVNGRALKEPYIQHTDNDTRPVGMDVRDNFGPVYVPQGKIFVMGDNRDQSYDSRYWGFVDLSEVKGKAFIIYWSWDGKRHLPRLSRIGRLIR
- a CDS encoding DNA polymerase III PolC, with translation MLKTFRTDLHIHTCLSPCAGIEMTPRRIIEESCRKNIDIIAITDHNSSENVPAAISASRERDITVIGGMEVTTSEEVHIIGLFPDYERLREFQESVNRGLPWKVRSMGDFEQVVVNERDEVLRFHERNLMGATDMSVEETVRSIHETGGVAIACHIDREVFSIITQLGFIPDSLPLDAVEISFQTSLDRACRAFDGYRKFTWIRSSDAHYVSDIGRICSEFVMKGPGFDELRLAFLGEGGRGVRI
- the ribE gene encoding riboflavin synthase, whose translation is MFTGIIQELGKVAGLKRTGEITLLSIASGAVARDSGVGDSISVNGACLTITTLEGVKHVSGDDLIMRFDLSPETLRSTTLGHLSPGDPVNLEPAVKPSERLGGHLVTGHIDGVGRISKRHRVGKATELSIKAPEDVMRYIVRKGSVAVDGISLTVVDCKRDSFSIVIIPHTEEITTIGFKGVGDSVNLETDIIGKYVERFMSGRDNDDILMEKLKQSGFV